The following proteins are encoded in a genomic region of Pseudomonas sp. Os17:
- a CDS encoding GTPase-associated system all-helical protein GASH, which produces MIKEEIQPVMSDQILLRFLGAGLIDVGGDDAKLAKLRETASDLAAALKKAPSKTSSFALIAFDPASPEEDPVITEVCDALQKRWPTYINTFSGTPMMVLRALLLDALVQAASDEKVGVAFVTSARNALPFIEAGNEQKIWVEAVLEIESRVDARAETEWATPDSIDAPELKYSAPPAVKISSQALTIDTESLTATLQAAAGPNGAGPNKNRFWPHGDPQNWATDFGRLAANAIAGAIDAASEDVQSAPVDISGPLRALSVAVATHVGDTLRLVSAATAGLQRRTNLIWWKETLYSPSARVSYRALPVSTVGALMALDLHQQVPTFSPVSVAEFLSETVLSLASVDPAKKQSIRELVCEAVESAELSPLRAVARQLVPQLSGRGPILGLLAEQQGKFAIDDAQFRARVGVPADAVLTIPEWAAWIFRELQAARATQEVVKAKKPGSKA; this is translated from the coding sequence ATGATCAAGGAAGAGATTCAGCCTGTTATGAGCGACCAAATCCTACTTCGTTTTCTGGGTGCAGGGCTGATTGACGTGGGCGGCGATGATGCCAAGCTCGCGAAGCTCAGAGAGACTGCCTCCGATCTAGCTGCTGCTTTAAAAAAGGCGCCATCCAAGACCTCCTCGTTTGCCCTCATTGCCTTTGATCCTGCGTCACCCGAGGAGGATCCAGTCATCACAGAGGTGTGTGATGCGCTTCAGAAGCGGTGGCCGACCTACATCAATACTTTCTCTGGTACACCCATGATGGTGCTGCGGGCTCTGCTGCTCGATGCGCTCGTCCAGGCTGCCAGCGACGAAAAGGTGGGTGTTGCGTTTGTCACTTCAGCTCGCAATGCACTGCCCTTTATCGAGGCTGGTAACGAGCAAAAGATCTGGGTAGAGGCAGTGTTGGAGATTGAGAGTCGAGTTGACGCTCGCGCCGAGACAGAGTGGGCGACCCCAGACTCTATCGACGCCCCTGAGTTAAAGTACTCGGCTCCGCCTGCAGTTAAAATTTCCTCGCAGGCTCTGACCATCGATACTGAAAGCCTGACTGCCACTTTACAGGCTGCGGCGGGACCTAACGGAGCTGGCCCGAACAAAAACCGCTTTTGGCCACACGGAGACCCTCAGAATTGGGCAACTGATTTTGGACGTTTGGCTGCTAATGCGATAGCCGGAGCGATTGATGCCGCCAGCGAAGATGTTCAGAGCGCCCCGGTAGATATTTCTGGGCCGCTGAGAGCACTGTCAGTAGCAGTGGCAACACATGTTGGGGATACGCTGAGGCTTGTAAGTGCGGCAACTGCGGGCCTGCAGCGAAGAACAAATCTGATTTGGTGGAAAGAGACCCTATACTCCCCCAGCGCTCGCGTCAGCTATCGTGCGCTTCCAGTATCGACTGTGGGGGCGCTGATGGCCTTGGACCTGCACCAACAGGTGCCCACCTTCTCGCCCGTAAGTGTTGCCGAGTTTCTCAGTGAGACCGTATTGAGCCTGGCCTCCGTGGATCCCGCGAAAAAACAGTCTATACGTGAGCTCGTTTGTGAGGCTGTCGAATCAGCAGAGCTGAGCCCATTGCGGGCGGTTGCGCGTCAGCTCGTTCCGCAGCTTAGTGGGCGAGGTCCTATTTTGGGTTTGCTTGCAGAACAACAGGGTAAGTTTGCGATAGACGACGCCCAGTTCCGCGCG